One Lysobacter enzymogenes DNA segment encodes these proteins:
- a CDS encoding cryptochrome/photolyase family protein, which translates to MPEAQPSALVWFRDDLRLDDNPALRAALEAGFVPVPVYIHAPDEHGAWTPGAASDAWRHHSLAALDADLRKRGSHLRRFFGPSLATLQSLALATGAQAVFWNRRYEPYIEKRDTRIKQQLRRTGLEAESFNGSLLFEPWTLRTKQGGPFKVFTPFWRAALADWREHPAWQAPASLPATREGPEGVPLDALRLLPKLGWDREFWQHWSPGEAGARAALETFVDGALRGYAEQRDRPDRVGTSRLSPHLHFGEIAPWRAVAALQAERNAGNARDVDAAIRELGWREFAHHLLHHFPDTPEQNFNPRFADFDWARAAPPKLEPWQRGRTGVPIVDAGMRELWATGWMHNRVRMIVASYLTKHLRLHWRHGARWFWDTLVDADLANNTLGWQWVAGTGADAAPYFRVFNPVTQSEKFDPDGAYIARWVPELAGLPVPLRFAPWQDPRRLRREAPDYPPQPLVDLAAGRDAALEAYRRLRE; encoded by the coding sequence ATGCCCGAAGCCCAACCCTCCGCCCTGGTCTGGTTCCGCGACGATCTGCGCCTGGACGACAACCCGGCGCTGCGCGCGGCGCTGGAAGCCGGGTTCGTGCCGGTGCCGGTCTACATCCACGCGCCGGACGAACACGGCGCGTGGACGCCCGGCGCCGCCTCGGACGCGTGGCGGCATCATTCCCTGGCCGCGCTCGACGCCGACCTGCGCAAGCGCGGCTCGCACCTGCGCCGCTTCTTCGGCCCGAGCCTGGCGACCTTGCAGTCGCTGGCGCTGGCCACCGGCGCGCAGGCGGTGTTCTGGAACCGCCGCTACGAGCCCTACATCGAAAAACGCGACACGCGGATCAAGCAGCAGTTGCGGCGCACGGGCCTGGAGGCGGAGAGCTTCAACGGCTCGCTGCTGTTCGAGCCGTGGACATTGCGGACCAAGCAGGGCGGCCCGTTCAAGGTGTTCACCCCGTTCTGGCGCGCGGCCCTGGCCGACTGGCGCGAGCATCCCGCGTGGCAGGCGCCGGCCTCGCTGCCGGCCACCCGCGAAGGGCCGGAGGGCGTGCCGCTGGACGCGCTGCGGCTGCTGCCGAAGCTGGGGTGGGACCGGGAATTCTGGCAGCACTGGAGCCCGGGCGAAGCCGGCGCGCGCGCGGCGCTGGAGACCTTCGTCGACGGCGCGCTGCGCGGCTACGCCGAACAGCGCGACCGGCCCGACCGCGTCGGCACCTCGCGCCTGTCGCCGCACCTGCACTTCGGCGAGATCGCGCCGTGGCGCGCGGTCGCCGCGTTGCAGGCCGAACGCAACGCCGGCAACGCGCGCGACGTCGACGCGGCGATCCGCGAACTGGGCTGGCGCGAGTTCGCCCACCACCTGCTGCACCATTTCCCCGACACGCCCGAGCAGAACTTCAACCCGCGCTTCGCCGACTTCGACTGGGCGCGCGCGGCGCCGCCGAAGCTGGAGCCGTGGCAGCGGGGCCGCACCGGCGTGCCGATCGTCGATGCCGGCATGCGCGAGCTGTGGGCCACCGGCTGGATGCACAACCGCGTGCGCATGATCGTCGCCAGCTACCTGACCAAGCACCTGCGCCTGCATTGGCGGCACGGCGCGCGCTGGTTCTGGGACACCCTGGTCGACGCCGATCTGGCCAACAACACGCTGGGCTGGCAATGGGTCGCCGGCACCGGCGCCGACGCCGCGCCGTACTTCCGCGTGTTCAATCCGGTGACCCAGTCGGAGAAGTTCGATCCCGACGGCGCCTACATCGCGCGCTGGGTGCCGGAGCTGGCCGGCCTGCCGGTGCCGCTGCGCTTCGCGCCGTGGCAGGACCCGCGCCGCCTGCGTCGCGAGGCGCCGGATTATCCGCCGCAGCCGCTGGTCGACCTCGCGGCCGGGCGCGACGCGGCGCTGGAGGCGTATCGCCGCTTGCGCGAGTGA